Proteins co-encoded in one Sulfuricurvum sp. IAE1 genomic window:
- a CDS encoding DUF523 and DUF1722 domain-containing protein, with protein MILAVSACLLGERIRFDGGHKHDRFLTDELGKFARFVPFCPEHLAFGTPRPSVRLVREGSKIRIESNKDHSDLTDALTAECSNELGRIAAENLCGIVFKSKSPSCGLKSAKLYLDNGFCEGKEDGVFASMCRERFALLPMEEEGRLQDMWLRENFVMQLFAYHRFETFKNASPSMKELVMFHTAHKFMLQSKNEMLYRQMGNVVANRDNVPFESLLERYEHLFKTAISHKSSIKRTRNVLEHMAGFFKHDLTRAEKEILHGQIRDYADKIIPLIVPLSTIGLYARKYDTHYLLEQVFLDPYPKTLALRSHLDAGK; from the coding sequence ATGATTCTCGCCGTATCCGCCTGTTTGCTCGGTGAACGCATCCGTTTTGACGGAGGCCACAAGCACGACCGCTTTTTGACCGACGAACTGGGGAAATTCGCCCGTTTCGTCCCTTTTTGCCCCGAACACCTAGCATTCGGCACCCCGCGCCCTTCGGTGAGACTTGTGCGCGAAGGCTCCAAAATCCGCATCGAGAGCAACAAAGACCACAGCGATCTCACCGACGCGCTCACCGCTGAGTGTTCCAATGAACTGGGCCGGATCGCCGCCGAAAACCTCTGCGGCATCGTCTTTAAATCCAAATCCCCCAGCTGCGGCCTCAAAAGCGCCAAACTCTATCTCGACAACGGTTTTTGCGAAGGGAAAGAGGACGGAGTATTCGCCTCCATGTGCCGCGAGCGCTTTGCTCTGCTGCCGATGGAAGAGGAAGGGCGGCTTCAGGACATGTGGCTTCGGGAAAATTTCGTGATGCAGCTCTTTGCCTACCACCGCTTCGAGACGTTCAAAAACGCTTCGCCCTCCATGAAAGAGCTCGTCATGTTTCATACCGCGCACAAGTTCATGCTACAGTCGAAAAACGAGATGCTCTACCGCCAGATGGGCAACGTCGTCGCCAACCGCGATAACGTGCCGTTCGAATCCCTCCTCGAACGTTACGAACATCTCTTCAAAACCGCCATTTCCCACAAAAGCTCCATCAAACGGACCCGCAACGTCCTCGAACACATGGCCGGTTTTTTCAAACACGACCTCACCCGTGCCGAAAAAGAGATTCTCCACGGCCAGATCCGTGACTATGCCGACAAAATCATCCCGCTGATCGTTCCCCTCTCGACGATCGGCCTCTATGCCCGCAAATACGACACACACTATCTGCTCGAACAGGTATTCCTCGATCCCTACCCCAAAACGCTGGCGCTGCGATCGCACCTCGATGCGGGAAAATAG